One region of Juglans microcarpa x Juglans regia isolate MS1-56 chromosome 7S, Jm3101_v1.0, whole genome shotgun sequence genomic DNA includes:
- the LOC121240726 gene encoding sucrose-phosphatase 2-like isoform X1: MLLAKVATHYRKIRGTKTMKSLADAGLLDRINGSARLMIVSDLDSTMVDHDDPENLSLLRFNALWEAYYRHDSLLVFSTGRSPTSYQKLRNKKPLLTPDITIMSVGTEITYGESMVPDTGWTHHLNRKWNRDIVVEETAKFPELTPQSETQQRPHKVSFFVEKVKALEIMSFLSEHLEKCGLDVKIIYSSGIALDILPKGAGKGEALAYLLQNFKVDGKVPLHTLVCGDSGNDTEMFTIPKVHGVMVSNAHDEMLQWYTQNAKNNPSIIHATERCAAGIIQAIGNFCLGPNVSPRDIRDFKKCNVDIFIPGHEVVKFYLLYERWRSAEVDKSEQFVKNLKSGFCPFGIFVHPSGVEQPFHQCLDSMAKLYGDKTEHLFRVWVDRVSSAQIGSDTWLVKFYKWELSGDERQCCVTTVLMSLKQPDGFTWVHMHQTWLEGSRARDQAAWCF, from the exons ATGTTACTGGCAAAGGTCGCTACTCATTACAGAAAAATAAGAGGGACGAAGACGATGAAG AGTTTAGCAGATGCAGGACTTTTGGATCGGATTAATGGTTCTGCACGTCTCATGATAGTTTCTGATCTTGACTCTACAATG GTTGATCATGATGATCCAGAGAACCTCTCCCTTCTTAGATTTAATGCACTATGGGAAGCCTATTATCGTCATGATTCTTTGCTTGTGTTTTCAACGGGAAGGTCACCTACAAGTTACCAGAAGCTGAGGAATAAGAAACCTTTATTAACCCCTGATATAACCATAATGTCCGTGGGAACTGagattacatatggtgaatcaaTGGTACCAGATACTGGCTGGACACATCATCTTAACCGGAAGTGGAACAGAGACATAGTTGTAGAGGAAACAGCTAAGTTTCCTGAACTTACTCCTCAg TCAGAAACTCAACAACGTCCTCACAAGGTTAGCTTTTTTGTGGAGAAGGTCAAGGCTTTGGAAATAATGAGTTTTCTATCCGAGCATTTGGAGAAATgtggt cttgatgtaaaaataatttatagctCTGGGATTGCGTTGGACATATTACCAAAAGGTGCTGGCAAAGGGGAGGCTCTTGCATATCTGCTTCAAAATTTTAAAGTCGATGGAAAAGTACCTTTACATACACTTGTCTGTGGTGACTCCGGAAATGATACTGAAATGTTCACCATTCCCAAAGTCCATGGTGTGATG GTTAGCAACGCACACGATGAAATGTTGCAGTGGTATACACAAAATGCAAAGAACAATCCCAGTATAATTCATGCCACTGAGAGATGTGCGGCTGGGATCATACAAGCCATTGGTAATTTCTGTTTAGGTCCAAATGTGTCTCCAAGAGATATCAGAGACTTTAAAAAATGCAATGTGGACATCTTCATTCCTGGTCATGAAGTGGTGAAGTTTTATCTGCTTTATGAGCGATGGCGAAGTGCAGAAGTTGACAAGTCCGAGCAGTTTGTGAAAAATCTGAAGTCAGGCTTT TGTCCATTTGGAATATTTGTCCATCCCTCGGGAGTTGAGCAGCCTTTCCATCAGTGTCTAGATTCTATGGCAAAGCTGTATGGGGACAAGACGGAACACCTATTCCGGGTATGGGTGGATCGAGTATCTTCCGCACAAATTGGTTCAGACACATGGTTGGTGAAGTTTTATAAGTGGGAGTTATCTG GGGATGAGCGGCAGTGCTGTGTGACTACAGTATTAATGAGTTTAAAG CAGCCAGATGGATTCACCTGGGTGCACATGCACCAGACATGGCTGGAAGGTTCAAGAGCAAGAGACCAGGCAGCCTGGTGTTTCTAG
- the LOC121240726 gene encoding sucrose-phosphatase 2-like isoform X2 → MLLAKVATHYRKIRGTKTMKSLADAGLLDRINGSARLMIVSDLDSTMVDHDDPENLSLLRFNALWEAYYRHDSLLVFSTGRSPTSYQKLRNKKPLLTPDITIMSVGTEITYGESMVPDTGWTHHLNRKWNRDIVVEETAKFPELTPQSETQQRPHKVSFFVEKVKALEIMSFLSEHLEKCGLDVKIIYSSGIALDILPKGAGKGEALAYLLQNFKVDGKVPLHTLVCGDSGNDTEMFTIPKVHGVMVSNAHDEMLQWYTQNAKNNPSIIHATERCAAGIIQAIGNFCLGPNVSPRDIRDFKKCNVDIFIPGHEVVKFYLLYERWRSAEVDKSEQFVKNLKSGFCPFGIFVHPSGVEQPFHQCLDSMAKLYGDKTEHLFRVWVDRVSSAQIGSDTWLVKFYKWELSGDERQCCVTTVLMSLKPDGFTWVHMHQTWLEGSRARDQAAWCF, encoded by the exons ATGTTACTGGCAAAGGTCGCTACTCATTACAGAAAAATAAGAGGGACGAAGACGATGAAG AGTTTAGCAGATGCAGGACTTTTGGATCGGATTAATGGTTCTGCACGTCTCATGATAGTTTCTGATCTTGACTCTACAATG GTTGATCATGATGATCCAGAGAACCTCTCCCTTCTTAGATTTAATGCACTATGGGAAGCCTATTATCGTCATGATTCTTTGCTTGTGTTTTCAACGGGAAGGTCACCTACAAGTTACCAGAAGCTGAGGAATAAGAAACCTTTATTAACCCCTGATATAACCATAATGTCCGTGGGAACTGagattacatatggtgaatcaaTGGTACCAGATACTGGCTGGACACATCATCTTAACCGGAAGTGGAACAGAGACATAGTTGTAGAGGAAACAGCTAAGTTTCCTGAACTTACTCCTCAg TCAGAAACTCAACAACGTCCTCACAAGGTTAGCTTTTTTGTGGAGAAGGTCAAGGCTTTGGAAATAATGAGTTTTCTATCCGAGCATTTGGAGAAATgtggt cttgatgtaaaaataatttatagctCTGGGATTGCGTTGGACATATTACCAAAAGGTGCTGGCAAAGGGGAGGCTCTTGCATATCTGCTTCAAAATTTTAAAGTCGATGGAAAAGTACCTTTACATACACTTGTCTGTGGTGACTCCGGAAATGATACTGAAATGTTCACCATTCCCAAAGTCCATGGTGTGATG GTTAGCAACGCACACGATGAAATGTTGCAGTGGTATACACAAAATGCAAAGAACAATCCCAGTATAATTCATGCCACTGAGAGATGTGCGGCTGGGATCATACAAGCCATTGGTAATTTCTGTTTAGGTCCAAATGTGTCTCCAAGAGATATCAGAGACTTTAAAAAATGCAATGTGGACATCTTCATTCCTGGTCATGAAGTGGTGAAGTTTTATCTGCTTTATGAGCGATGGCGAAGTGCAGAAGTTGACAAGTCCGAGCAGTTTGTGAAAAATCTGAAGTCAGGCTTT TGTCCATTTGGAATATTTGTCCATCCCTCGGGAGTTGAGCAGCCTTTCCATCAGTGTCTAGATTCTATGGCAAAGCTGTATGGGGACAAGACGGAACACCTATTCCGGGTATGGGTGGATCGAGTATCTTCCGCACAAATTGGTTCAGACACATGGTTGGTGAAGTTTTATAAGTGGGAGTTATCTG GGGATGAGCGGCAGTGCTGTGTGACTACAGTATTAATGAGTTTAAAG CCAGATGGATTCACCTGGGTGCACATGCACCAGACATGGCTGGAAGGTTCAAGAGCAAGAGACCAGGCAGCCTGGTGTTTCTAG
- the LOC121240726 gene encoding sucrose-phosphatase 2-like isoform X3, with translation MLLAKVATHYRKIRGTKTMKSLADAGLLDRINGSARLMIVSDLDSTMVDHDDPENLSLLRFNALWEAYYRHDSLLVFSTGRSPTSYQKLRNKKPLLTPDITIMSVGTEITYGESMVPDTGWTHHLNRKWNRDIVVEETAKFPELTPQSETQQRPHKVSFFVEKVKALEIMSFLSEHLEKCGLDVKIIYSSGIALDILPKGAGKGEALAYLLQNFKVDGKVPLHTLVCGDSGNDTEMFTIPKVHGVMVSNAHDEMLQWYTQNAKNNPSIIHATERCAAGIIQAIGNFCLGPNVSPRDIRDFKKCNVDIFIPGHEVVKFYLLYERWRSAEVDKSEQFVKNLKSGFCLDSMAKLYGDKTEHLFRVWVDRVSSAQIGSDTWLVKFYKWELSGDERQCCVTTVLMSLKQPDGFTWVHMHQTWLEGSRARDQAAWCF, from the exons ATGTTACTGGCAAAGGTCGCTACTCATTACAGAAAAATAAGAGGGACGAAGACGATGAAG AGTTTAGCAGATGCAGGACTTTTGGATCGGATTAATGGTTCTGCACGTCTCATGATAGTTTCTGATCTTGACTCTACAATG GTTGATCATGATGATCCAGAGAACCTCTCCCTTCTTAGATTTAATGCACTATGGGAAGCCTATTATCGTCATGATTCTTTGCTTGTGTTTTCAACGGGAAGGTCACCTACAAGTTACCAGAAGCTGAGGAATAAGAAACCTTTATTAACCCCTGATATAACCATAATGTCCGTGGGAACTGagattacatatggtgaatcaaTGGTACCAGATACTGGCTGGACACATCATCTTAACCGGAAGTGGAACAGAGACATAGTTGTAGAGGAAACAGCTAAGTTTCCTGAACTTACTCCTCAg TCAGAAACTCAACAACGTCCTCACAAGGTTAGCTTTTTTGTGGAGAAGGTCAAGGCTTTGGAAATAATGAGTTTTCTATCCGAGCATTTGGAGAAATgtggt cttgatgtaaaaataatttatagctCTGGGATTGCGTTGGACATATTACCAAAAGGTGCTGGCAAAGGGGAGGCTCTTGCATATCTGCTTCAAAATTTTAAAGTCGATGGAAAAGTACCTTTACATACACTTGTCTGTGGTGACTCCGGAAATGATACTGAAATGTTCACCATTCCCAAAGTCCATGGTGTGATG GTTAGCAACGCACACGATGAAATGTTGCAGTGGTATACACAAAATGCAAAGAACAATCCCAGTATAATTCATGCCACTGAGAGATGTGCGGCTGGGATCATACAAGCCATTGGTAATTTCTGTTTAGGTCCAAATGTGTCTCCAAGAGATATCAGAGACTTTAAAAAATGCAATGTGGACATCTTCATTCCTGGTCATGAAGTGGTGAAGTTTTATCTGCTTTATGAGCGATGGCGAAGTGCAGAAGTTGACAAGTCCGAGCAGTTTGTGAAAAATCTGAAGTCAGGCTTT TGTCTAGATTCTATGGCAAAGCTGTATGGGGACAAGACGGAACACCTATTCCGGGTATGGGTGGATCGAGTATCTTCCGCACAAATTGGTTCAGACACATGGTTGGTGAAGTTTTATAAGTGGGAGTTATCTG GGGATGAGCGGCAGTGCTGTGTGACTACAGTATTAATGAGTTTAAAG CAGCCAGATGGATTCACCTGGGTGCACATGCACCAGACATGGCTGGAAGGTTCAAGAGCAAGAGACCAGGCAGCCTGGTGTTTCTAG
- the LOC121240727 gene encoding protein RESTRICTED TEV MOVEMENT 2-like, with protein MAMRRQSGVTTATPPQAVRPVYEDFQPKYEQKQEATEHIIQVHLPGFVKERIKIRYVNSSRTLRIQGERPRQDNRWSRFNQTFSVPENCDVDKIQGRFLSGILTITMPKIARVGPAAEDKTAKAAPSLPKSTPQPKLPEVPEQIPPTPAASTSGVEKPMEEKIARTPSLKRAATEPKVEKGLEDIPPEAATTAINERQRVVESSQSQSPPGATATTEPKAQMGQDLAPQKAALTTDTLKLMDKTSMESSAKQVDQKSIPKKDVLIEGNAKAGETKEPEKIVESRMVKGRESGEKSRDSVMPETTAPKIAQTGKEKKERPSGVKKEKPKEDFSSEIGMGLKNMMGSAKHRVNDLAKRMNEDDRKMLVNIGAAVVVLVALGAYVSYSYGSSGKSEK; from the exons ATGGCAATGAGGCGACAATCTGGGGTTACTACAGCCACTCCACCACAAGCTGTTCGTCCCGTATATGAGGATTTCCAGCCAAAATACGAACAGAAGCAAGAAGCAACAGAACATATTATACAAGTTCATCTTCCTG GTTTTGTGAAGGAGAGAATAAAAATCAGATACGTGAACTCCTCTCGTACGCTAAGGATTCAGGGAGAGCGGCCTCGTCAAGACAATAGATGGAGCCGTTTCAACCAAACTTTCTCAGTTCCAGAAAATTGCGACGTCGACAAAATTCAAGGAAGGTTTCTAAGTGGGATTCTCACCATTACAATGCCCAAGATAGCAAGAGTTGGTCCTGCTGCAGAAGACAAAACGGCAAAAGCAGCTCCAAGCCTTCCAAAGTCTACTCCTCAACCAAAGCTTCCAGAGGTTCCAGAGCAGATTCCTCCTACGCCTGCTGCTTCAACTTCTGGGGTTGAAAAACCAATGGAGGAGAAGATCGCTCGAACTCCGAGTCTCAAGAGGGCTGCCACCGAGCCAAAAGTGGAAAAGGGTTTGGAAGATATTCCCCCAGAGGCAGCTACAACTGCCATTAACGAAAGACAAAGGGTTGTGGAGAGTAGCCAATCTCAGAGTCCACCGGGAGCCACGGCCACCACCGAGCCGAAAGCACAGATGGGTCAAGACTTAGCTCCCCAAAAAGCTGCTTTAACCACAGATACTCTGAAGCTAATGGACAAAACAAGTATGGAGTCAAGCGCTAAGCAGGTTGATCAGAAGTCCATTCCAAAGAAAGATGTACTGATTGAGGGAAATGCGAAGGCTGGAGAAACAAAAGAACCTGAGAAAATTGTGGAAAGTAGAATGGTTAAGGGAAGGGAGAGTGGCGAGAAAAGCAGAGACTCTGTCATGCCTGAAACCACTGCGCCAAAGATTGCACAGACcggaaaggagaagaaagagagacCTTCTGGTGTTAAGAAAGAGAAGCCCAAGGAGGATTTCAGTTCTGAGATAGGGATGGGACTGAAGAATATGATGGGTTCTGCTAAGCATAGAGTGAATGATCTAGCCAAGAGGATGAATGAAGACGACAGGAAGATGCTGGTAAATATAGGTGCAGCAGTGGTCGTGCTTGTGGCACTTGGAGCTTATGTCTCCTACAGCTATGGCTCCTCTGGAAAATCCGAAAAGTAG
- the LOC121241481 gene encoding blue copper protein-like: MAFTAFWIALLVLLRAVHAKEYVVGDEEGWNSNVDYYAWVEGKTFYVGDILVFNYNQDDHNVIVVNATGYDKCLSSPNLGIFNSSNDRVTLTTLGDNYYICQWHCDFSDQKLMIRVMRK, from the exons ATGGCTTTTACAGCTTTTTGGATTGCACTTCTGGTCCTTCTGAGagcagtacatgcaaaagaaTACGTTGTTGGAGATGAAGAAGGCTGGAATTCTAACGTTGATTACTATGCATGGGTTGAGGGCAAGACTTTCTATGTTGGAGACATATTAG TTTTCAACTACAACCAGGATGATCACAATGTCATTGTAGTCAATGCTACTGGATATGATAAGTGTCTGTCGTCTCCAAATTTGGGAATCTTCAACAGCAGCAACGACAGGGTAACCTTGACAACTCTAGGGGACAACTATTATATATGCCAATGGCACTGCGATTTCTCAGACCAAAAGCTGATGATCAGAGTCATGAGGAAGTAG